In Choristoneura fumiferana chromosome 4, NRCan_CFum_1, whole genome shotgun sequence, the sequence TACAAATAGTTAATTTATATCGAGTTGAACTCCATACTCTTCAGTTTATCATGGTTTGTTAGTgtaattacaaatattacaattgTAACTTATCACCGATACTTCAATCAAATAGAAGCGAGAAGACgactgtttttttgttatttttttattaaataagaaaataaatatatggtaTTTTTGAATGATTGTTTAAtttcattgttttgtttttgcaaataTAAAATTAGTCACTTATTTTATCATTGACACTTGCTACTGGGCACCATGTTCCAAAGTATCTACATTATTGTCTTCTCTCTGACGTAAAACGGCACTCGCAAGTAATTGTTCAGTAGTTCCAACATTGTTTGACAACACAAAAAGATCATTgatacatataataattatttcatcACAAAAATGAGCAATATTGTTTTCTGAACAAAGAAATAGGGCCCTAAAAGTTCTTTACAGATATCGGGATTCACGCGAGGTCCATCAAAGAATCATAATTCTAGTTTGAGTGTTGAACAAGTTTTCTGTAGCGCCCTTTTCTCTCAGTTTACTCGAAAGTTAATTTTAGCTCCTCTTTCCTTTGATGATAGTATTTTTGGCTGTAGCGTTCCATGCGACGTGGACTTCTGCCGTCTAGTGAGTATCGTGATCTTGGTCACGACGCCTCGCGCCGGCCAGCAACGATCGTCGACGAAAGCGTTCGCGTTCCACGGTGGTGCAGACGCGGCGGTCGGTGACGTGACGTGCGAGCCCACCAACCAAGGGCGACCGTATGATAACACTGACGCGGCAAATATAACGGGCGCATTTCCGTCTCGCTGGTGGTAATAGTCTGCAATCGCACCGTGGGGGGGGGATTCCTTAGTTAATTGGCGGCGTAGCGGGGCGCTAGTGGTCGGGGCGGCCGtcggtgcgcgcgcgcagcacccCGCGGAACTGCGCGAGGATGGCGCCCTCCCGCTTGGCGCGCTCCTCCTTGCTGAAGGCAGCCAGCGCGCGCTTCTCGTCGGCCGAGTAGATCTGGTTCTCCTTGCGGATGCGCACAGCCTCCATGCGCCGGTGCCTGGCAAGAGACACACATGTTAGTCATTCGCCATGTAAGCACAAAGATTACGTCTGAATCAATAAAAAAGTGCAAAATGGCGACCTGCTGCCGCTCATGACGTATCCGACGCTCTCGTAGGCGGCGATCTCGTCGGAGGTGAGGCCGATCTCCCCGCGGCGCGGGATGCGCTTCCCGTCGGCCACGAAGGCCGCCATGGCCGCGCCCTCGCCGGGCAGCAGCGCGCGTCCCAGCGCCCGCAGCGGCAGCGCGCCCTcgccgccccccgcgcccccgccgccccgcgcccccgcgcccccgccgccccaCGCAGGCCCCGCCGGACCCACCAGCTCGGGGGAAGCCTCGCGCGCCTTGCCCGCCGACAGCTCTCCCTCTTCTGAAATTATAACGACGATCGAATTGTTAACTGAACCGGTTTTGCCTCTGTAGGCTTTTTTGATTTATCCTATATTCCGATTGATCCAGATCGTAGATGTTGCGGCTTCCGGTTAATTGTCTCCACTCACTGAAAACCAGCACCATAACTGAAGAAATTCAGACATGCAGGCATTTGCTGAGTGGTGACCATTATGGTGCTCTGTTAACTACTGTAATATTTAGATTAAGAagattttacataggtacagtcaaggaatttaattcatggaaccttttcaaaggaaaagtcattactcCTTGACcctacaaactttttttacaccaaattttttttttctattcttttCACTAGAGAACCTTTGTTCCCTAACTGTTTTTTGTGTTTCAAGCAATGCAACCTGCCAATTGCTGCTTCGACTCAGACATTGTTTGAGCTACAATAGAGACTAGCTCTACAAAGAAACTCCGTAATCCTGATATCATTGCACCAAAAAACACCAAGCATATCTCTCTTCATAACCATataaaaactgtaaataattatgtaagtaaagATAGATTTTAACCTAATCTTATGATGGTTAAattgaaactaaattaaattatacttaataaacTTCAAGatacattataaaatcaaatgccTCACTTCCTTTCTCCACCCACACCTCCTCCTCGCTGGAGCTGGAGTCGCTGGAACTCTTGGACTTCTTCTTGGCTTTTTTGCGAGCTTTTTTCACTTTCTTTAGTTTCTTTTTCAATTTCTTCAACTTTTGTTTGGTACCTTCTTTGTCTTTGGACTTTTTgcttttcttcttttctttgtCTTTATGGGTTTTCTCTGGCTCCGATTCCTCAGAAGAGCTGAAAAAtatcatcatttatttattagtcactAGCTATTACCCGCGCCTTGGCacacgtaaactattcggtctggtagttgcaatttaaattatcgggattttacaaaattcccctggaaatttccaaaatttatatcgtggtcttcattgaggttgtgttgtgaataactgtacaaaattcaagactcccagtgcaaaaatttcatttttttcccctatcccgtgggaatatcgggataaaaagtagcatatgtgttattccagacgtccggctacctacataccaaatttcatgactaagcccagcggttataatttcgagatttatccctatcccgtgggaatatcgggataaaagtcaaattcaaattcaaatgatttattcagtaaataggccgcaatgggcacttttacacgtctaaactaccagcgctttcgggaccatcattgccaagaagaatgcaccgcaagaaacttggcagaaagtcatcataaaaagtatgtatataggattcaggttataaactaactttttgccaaatatcatccaaatccgtccagccgttttagcgtgaagaagtaacaaacatactcactcacaaacattcacatttataatattagtaggatttatgtttctaaatattaaaaaatattttgggggCAGCAACTTCTCTGCTAAGTATATGTGTCtaagaaacatgaaataaatggattttaatttaattttttaatttaattaggtaaCTCAAAAATAGGTTTCTGCTGAATCATTGCTGGTCTTAAGCAAAATCAACCTGGCAACAGTAAGGCAAATCCCAATGTCCACACTAATTGGCTGTGCATGCAACTACTAGATTGTGGTTAATGTGGACTACTTGCAATTTTGTCAAACTGAAGAATAGGGAAAAGCCCCAACATTGGGTGGATTAGACCTCGATGAAGGCATCAGGACACTCACTCGGGTCGTGCGGGGGAGGCTCCCCAGATGGCGGAGACCCCGAGGCGGCCGATGCGCTCGCGCTGTTCGCGGCGCGCGTCCCAGAAGTCGTCCTCCtgcggccgccgcgcgccgcccccgcccccgcccacACACCCCAGCCCTGGAACACAACACAACGCCACTTACAATGCTTCAAACAATAAAGCTACGTAGTGGGGTTGCacacaatccatactaatattataaatgcgaaagtgtgtgtgtttgtatgtttgtctgtctttcacatcaactaacatttattttacaattctCCAAACATGCTATACATGCTAGTTACTTATGTTGATTACTGCACTTAAAATGTTTGTACTACTTGATTACGGTGGAAAGGTATGTTATGTATTAAGATGGGTAGTCTTGTGATTAGTTGGTAATGATGACAGTTGTGGATAGACTAAATGAGTTTTGCTTCCTGAATCAACCTTGTTGTATCTTTTaaaaccctatcttgggcgtgtccgacacgctcttggccggtttttcacaTTCTAATTATCATAAGAAGGATTATGATAATTGGAATAAAGCTGCCAGCTTGTATAAATACTTTGGTTTCATTACCTAAGTTGGGTATTTTTtgatattaagtaggtactaaggCACTTTTTGTAAGTGGACCTATATAACTTAAACTTATGTATAAGCAAAAGTtgcaagtaaataaaacaattttatcaaCAGCTTTATCATTCTTGTATGTGCTCTGCCATAAGGACCCTTTTCGACTCAGCTTTGAACCCAATTTTAATATAGAAATACTTAACATACGGTAGTGAAACCCAGCTACAAATACACATCTATCcatatattttactattttgcataaaacaaaaaatgataatttaaaaggattttacaaaaattacaatatctCCGTAACTAGAAACTGCCATAAGGACCCTTTTCTGACGGACCATCacatatataattgtaaagctaaaattgaatgcaactgcataaataaataatttaatgcaaatattaatttcaccaacaGATATATGGTTGAAACTGTTTTGTAgaagaaaagttcatattacagTGACAATACTTcaagttttaaacaaaatttggatactattaatttcataatttgtgtatatactatttattgatatttttgatatgatattgacaacaaatcacATATGGAAAACTATGGTAAACATGGCACCATGACATCTCCAATTGTCACTTCATTCGGCATCTGGGGGaataccacgaaattcgaaaatcaaagtttgtaTCATATTGCTATTGGCAACCCCAGGGCCGGGTCTTTTTTGCCCAGAGGCTGAGCTTAGCTGTGCAGCGAGGGAATGCCGCAAGCATACTAGGCACGATGCCCGGGTAGGAGAGATACaaggtttagatattttttaatctatataattgttatcgtttctttttatactatattatgtttgttgaaataaataatcttcAACATATTGGTATTGTCCCTCtgactcttgtattaaataacttaaacatCAGCGGAATGGCAAgttacgaagtttgaattttgcacttcatagtatggTCTGACATTTGGATTAATCAAATGTTTTCTATACTCGTGGTAATTTTAGTTCTTGAGTTTTTGTTTCCTATTAAGTTTTCTGTTGCCAATACCCATTTAaggtctaaataaaaacaaaataagactatttttttatttatgtgcaTGGGTTGGTTACATCTGGAACATCACAATGATAATGACACTTGTGACAGTGATGTTCGGCCAgctttggtaacttttttggaatctaaataTGGCATTGAGTAAACCATTCTTAAAATATACAGGCCCAACCCTACTCACCTCCTCCTAGTCCTCCTCCAAAACTTCCAGACGAGCTCCCAAGCCCCCCGCCACCGCCAAAGTCGCGGAAGGAACTCTGTCGATCTCCATTCCTATCCCTTTGTGGTCGACTCCTGCTAGGGCTGCGGTCTTTACTGGTTGGCCTGCGACTTCTTTGTCGATCCCTGCTGTGGTCTCTGGTGCGGTCCCGGCTGCGGTCTCTGTGCCGCCTCCGGTCCCCGCTGCTATCTCTGTGCCGATCTTTGCTTCTGTCTCTCTGTCGATCCTTGCTGCGGTCTCGCCGATCTCCATCGCGACTCCGGCGGCGCTCGCGACTGCGACTGCGGTGGCGCGAACTGCTACGATCTCGGTCTCGCCCCATGACTCTTAGTCACACAAAACTCACAAAATCTTAGCAGTAATTTGAACACACTCCTTCCTTGCCAGTAAAACTACGATAAGATTGAACTTCCTACCAATTATCTATCAAAACTACAACTTATAATCCTGTTATCCAACCACATTCATTTGTTGACACGTGAACAAGCAGAAAGAAGCACCACTAAGAAAATTATAAACACTGTCGTGTAACTTTATAAGTTAACAGGAGACACTCGCTTATTCGCTTCGCCTTTGCTCGCACGCAGTTCGCTCAActtgtcaaaatcaaaataattacaatgacAGTAACAGCCAGTGTTGTCATTTCACATAAAACAATTTTGGCAAAACTAAGAGCAAAACGGTAGTGCAAGATACAAAAATTTGTAGAAATTGGTAGAATTGGAAATGGAAAATAGGTAGATCTACCACTCAAAgttacatacattttttaaatgattaaaaatgCGCATaaaattttttcaattatttattcgtGATAAAAATCTGTTTTATCCAGTTAACTCGAGTTCCAACCGAGCTACGTGAATTTTAACTCGAGTCGAGTCAAATCGAGTTTTGTTTTTCCCGAGTTGGCACATCACTAGGAACactataaacttattttttaatttatttatttattgcatacaTTACATTACTTATTAAACTCTGAGTGAGACATAGAAACACAAATAAGGAATAATATTTAAGTCCCTTTGCAAATTTATACgtttcaaaaagaaaaaaaaaagaaataaataaaaaaaacaaaacatttttacgTTCCGTTACACGTGTTGCTAATACCATCAAAATCAATAACGTAACGTGTCGCGTTTACTTTACGTACGTCACAGATGACGTCACGTGTGTTGTGATGTGCGGTCGATTCAATTTGTACCTAACTATTGTGGTTCTTTCTTATTATTTAGGATTTTAGGTCGTTAATAGcaaatatgaaaatatcaaCACCAAGATTTACAGTTTGTTTATTCTTCCAACTTACTTTCTTGCTTTGTGACCTGATATTCAACTGCGTCACTTTGTTTCCGAGGAGCCGCGATGCACTGCTGGTGCTGTTTATGTAAGAAATGCAATAaacttaaatatgtatttacttttggattcttcattttattttttggtcATACTcaagtaataatattttgtctAGCTTCCAGGACCTGTTCCAGGTGCTTTCAATCACATTGCTGATGATGACGTTCTTCTCCACTTATTTATTCCAGGTAAGGAAAAGGGAATGCCAATAGAACTCCATGAACACTTATTCACTTGgtatggtatgtaggtagctgggcgtctggaataacacaggctactttttgtcctgatattcccacgggccggataaaatcttgaaatttcaactgctgggtttagggtcttgaaattttggacagttgttcttaacacaaaataaaaataaaattaaatataaattttgggaatttccaggggaattttataaaatcgcggaatttaaattttaacttcaATCAAATAGTTTATGcctgcgaagccacgggtaaactaGTCTTAAGTATATATTTCTTGAATACACTTTTAGACTATCAGTAAATAATATCAGTAGATGTATTGTAGATGAAGCCTTGGCCTCTACTGTGTGTGCAGGCGGGGCTGGTGGAGGTGCTGGCGCGGCGCTTcgtggcggcgggcgcggccgcGGCCGGCTACACCGCGCTGACGCTGGCGCTGCacggcgcgctgctgctgcaccgccccgcgcccccgcgcccccgcgcccccTCGCCACCCGCCGCCTCCGAGCACGCGCTCGCGCTGCTCTTCACGCTGCAGCGCTGCCGTGAGTTTGTGGGGAGGCCACTTTAtctaatactagctgttgcctgtgactccgtccgcgtaaaagtataaacaatagtttacgtcctattctcagacctaccaaaaaattcataaaaatccaTCAAGCCACTTcagaggagtttggtcacaagaATGTTCATTTTGCTGGCTGTAATAGTTAAGAGAATTGtattatagtttttgtttttaaataatgacaTTCTGTCTTCGATTGCTTCTCAGCAGTGATATTTTGGAATATGCTGGTAATATTAAAACGTGGCATGTAGAACTGCCCTTGCCTCAATACATAAATTTCACTCCAATAATGTTGTGTATACCTAGAGGACCGCAGTCCGGAAAAACAGAGTTGGATTTTGTGACCCAGCCCCTGTTAGACAGAGCGTATGCGCAGGCAGCTTATACGGCTGGTGTGGCGGCGTTTcttgatataaataaaagatgaaCATCTAATTGCACCTTTATATTATTcacaatataatatacaattattttgatGAAGTTTTTATGATTAAATAACTCGGATTAAGTACACAACAAAATTACACACGTAACGTAGGCAGGAGATCGAGACAGAATGGGGAGAGCTACCAGAGACAATCAACGAGCTAGTGTTGCCGTAGATGTCATACCATAGAGGCATAGATTAATATTTCCAACAGCCCCAACTattgtttctgtttttttttaaaaaaaaggtgtttgtttgtgtgtgtgcgcagTGTCCCCGTGGTACTACCACCTGTACAAGCGCACGGCGCTGCGCGTGAGCGACCCGCGCTTCTACGAGGACGTCGACTGGATGCAgcgcccgcgcgcgccgccctaGGCCTGCCGCCCGCCCAACGAATTTACAAACTGTACGAAAAACGTTAACATGCTGTTAAAAAACTAACTGAGCACTCTTATGATCATCTTGTGTGTCGTTCCgatggggtgacactctttcccggcccggataataccgggatggaaataccgaccctgtttttcgtgtacacgctcaTAAAAGCTCACgacagtttctatgggcgtgtacacaaaaaacagggtcggcaTTATCCGGGCCGGAAGAGAGTGTCACCCATTCCGATGTCGGCGACCGCGATACGCGGCCACGACCTGTGTTTTATTGTCTGACGCCCGCCTGGACGCTTGTCCAGccatcctatcctatcctatcgtGTATCGCCGTCGTCGGTCGCGGTCGCCAACTTTGGAATGCTACATTTAGTCACCAATCTCATTTAACTTTCTGATATAATGTATCTGACGAATATTAAGGAACGCACCCGTGTATGCTCCgattattagtttttttctgTAGGTACAATCATCGTAGGTACAACGGTTGTGTTGCGGTGACCATTGACGTGCAAAAATACAAATGAAGGTATCGCTGACTGACCGATGCGCAGGACGGGGTGCGCGTGGCTAGTAAGCGCCATTACATTACACTTTCGTGCCGCCGGCTGCACTGGCGTGCATTCACTCTTTTCCATAGACAACAATTGATAAAAACTTTGAATTCAGAGACCGTGAAAGCGCGATGTAAGTTTCTGTTTCTGTACAGGACGCTGTCATCCCAGATGTCATCTCAGATTATAgataagatattattattagtattagtaaGTTACTAACTTGTAAAGGAATTGATCTCACCACATGCTTGATggatattatttgtatttactcGTAGTTAGGAAAATTAAAGGAAAGGGTATAGTGACTGTAATTTTATATCTAGAACTACATTCACCTATTTCTATgtgatattaaataaatgacgatgtaaatgaaattgttttatttcttacgattaatttaaatattaaaaaaaaaggtcgaTGAAGACACTATCAGTTTTAATTAGCTATTATTCGGCGGCTCTTGGTTACAATCCTTTAAAATAAGGACATTCGAAACATCTACGTAAGTCATAGTCAAATTCTTCAAATCGATGATGTTCACAGGAGTTGAGTCgattaaaacaaaacactttTTTTGGCAGTCCTGTAAAAATTCACGCGTCTGACATCTCGCAATGAGTCTccgtggaaaaattaaaaatatatttcatagaTATCATTTATTGAACGAAAATccgatttatttacaaataggTACAGTCGCGAATAGATTGTGGATCCGCTtgccactgttcataatttgGATCTGTACCTAATGCTACTCTGGTTTATTTTATGACAATAATTTACTAagagtaggtatgtataacTCGGCTAAATTAAGAACAGTGGCGAATGGCTCAACAATCCCGGTACACGGTAGtacatcttatttttt encodes:
- the LOC141427231 gene encoding transmembrane protein 138, which translates into the protein MKISTPRFTVCLFFQLTFLLCDLIFNCVTLFPRSRDALLVLFIFQDLFQVLSITLLMMTFFSTYLFQAGLVEVLARRFVAAGAAAAGYTALTLALHGALLLHRPAPPRPRAPSPPAASEHALALLFTLQRCLSPWYYHLYKRTALRVSDPRFYEDVDWMQRPRAPP
- the LOC141427229 gene encoding uncharacterized protein, translating into MGRDRDRSSSRHRSRSRERRRSRDGDRRDRSKDRQRDRSKDRHRDSSGDRRRHRDRSRDRTRDHSRDRQRSRRPTSKDRSPSRSRPQRDRNGDRQSSFRDFGGGGGLGSSSGSFGGGLGGGLGCVGGGGGGARRPQEDDFWDARREQRERIGRLGVSAIWGASPARPDSSEESEPEKTHKDKEKKKSKKSKDKEGTKQKLKKLKKKLKKVKKARKKAKKKSKSSSDSSSSEEEVWVEKGKEGELSAGKAREASPELVGPAGPAWGGGGAGARGGGGAGGGEGALPLRALGRALLPGEGAAMAAFVADGKRIPRRGEIGLTSDEIAAYESVGYVMSGSRHRRMEAVRIRKENQIYSADEKRALAAFSKEERAKREGAILAQFRGVLRARTDGRPDH